The DNA region AGAGATTCATCTGAACGACGCTCTTGAGGCTGCGGGAATTCATGCGTATGAGACCGACTTGGCGGAGTTGATCATTCAGCTTGGAGAAGACCAGCCTTCGCATATCGTGGTTCCGGCGCTGCATAAGAATCGGCAGCAGATTCGGGAGATCTTTCAGCGAAAGATGAACCTGCCGGAATTAGGTGAGACTCCGCAGGACTTGGCCGATGCGGCGCGGATGTTTTTGCGCGAAAAATTTCTGCGGATAAAGACGGGTGTGAGTGGAGCGAACTTTCTGATTGCCGAGACCGGCGGGGTCTGCATCGTCGAGAGCGAGGGCAATGGGCGTATGTGCCTTACGCTGCCCGAGACGCTGATTACGATTGCGGGCATCGATAAGGTGGTGCCGCGGTTTCAGGATTTGGAAGTGCTCCTGCAGTTGCTGCCTCGGTCGGCCACCGGCGAGCGAATGAATCCGTATAACTCGATCTGGACTGGAGTTAAGCCAGGCGATGGTCCGCAAACATTTCATGTGGTGCTGATGGACAATGCTCGGACGGACATTCTGGCGGACAAGGAAGGTCGGCAGACGCTGAACTGCATTCGTTGCGGAGCTTGCCAGAATGCCTGTCCGGTATATCGGCAGACGGGTGGGCAGGCTTATGGAAGTGTATATGCCGGACCGATTGGCGCGATTTTGACGCCGCAGTTGCAGCAGATGCACCACGCGCAAAGTCTTCCGTTTGCCTCGTCGCTGTGCGGGGCCTGCTATGAGGTTTGTCCGGTGAAGATCAACATTCCCGAGGTGCTGATTCATCTGCGAGCAAAGGTGGTGAATCAGAACACGGCGGGAATTACGGGTTTGTTTGACTTTGAGGCCGCGGCGATGACTGCCATGGCGATGATCTTCAAGAGCGAGCGGCGGTTCCGGGCGGCGCAGCGGCTGGGGCGGATGGCCGAGACTCCGCTGGTGCGCAAGGATGGACAGGGTGTCGGGTGGATTAGCTGGCTGCCGGGGATGCTTGGCGGATGGACGCAGGTGAGGGACTTGCAGGAGATGCCGAAGGAGACCTTCCGCGACTGGTGGGAGAGACGGGGCAAGAATGGGAACTGACATGACGACTGCTACGACTATCTCTACATCGGCCAGAACTGAGATCTTGCGACGGATTAGTGTGGCCAATGGCGGAACTTCGGATGCGGCCGCGGCGGGGGCCGCCTGGGAGCATTTGGCACGGGAGTATCGGCGGAAGGCTGTGCTGCAGCCTGAGTCGGTCCTGGACTTGCTGGAGGACCGTCTTCGCGACTATGACGCTCATGTAGAGCGCGTCAGGCGTGGCGATGTGGCTGACGTTGTCGCAAAGATGCTCGCTACGCGTGGGAAACGGCGCATGGTGATTCCGGCGGGAATTGCGCCAGAGTGGCTACCTGCCGGCTTTGAGTTTGTCGCGGATGAGGGAATGACTGCGATCGAGCTCGATGGATTCGATGGTGTGATGACTGGTTCCACAGTTGCGATTGCCGAAACGGGAACAGTGGTGTTGCAGAACGTACCGGGGCAGGGGAGGCGAGCTGTCACGCTGGTCCCTGACTATCATTTGTGCCTTGTAAGTGCGGCTGATGTCGTGGAGACGGTGCCGGAGGCGATGGAAGGGCTCAGAGGGAAGGCGGAGTTGGCAACTACCTTCTTTTCGGGCCCGTCGGCTACGGCGGATATTGAAATGACGCGGATTAAGGGAGTCCATGGCCCACGTCATCTGGATGTAATTCTTATTTTATAAGTCTCCGTCAGAATCTCTTTGACAAAAGGCGTAGGGGTGGTGCAGTCTTTGTATGTTTCAATAGAGAGTATATTTCCATGTTTAGTTTCTTTAGTTGAGGTGATTTGCGATGACGACGAGCAACGGGACAGGTACGGCGGAGCGGGAGGCGGCGAAGATCTGGGCCGCGCTCGATGGTTTTCGGATTGAAGTGCCTTCGTGGGGATTCGCCAACACCGGCACACGCTTTGGGAAGTTTATACAGGGCGGTGCAGCTACCACGACCGAAGAAAAGTTTGCCGACGCTGCGCAGGTCAACGCGCTGACCGGAGCCAGCCCGACCATTGCATTGCATGTGCTGTGGGACCTGCCGGGTGGAAAGGCCGATGTTCCGGCGATTAAGGCGTTGGAGAAAAAGTATGGAGTGAAGTCGGGTGGAATCAATCCAAACCTGTTTCAGAACTCCGAGTACAAATTTGGCTCGATTGCGAACCCGAGCGCTGAGATTCGTGAGATTGCACTGCAGCATGTGCTGGATTCGGTAGAGATCGGCAAGGCGCTGGGCTCGAAGGATGTTTCACTTTGGATTGCCGATGGTTCGAACTATCCGGGAACGCAGAGCATACGGCGGCGCATCGAGTGGATGCAGGAAGTGCTAGGTAAAGCTCATGCGGCGCTCGGCCCTGACCAGCGGATGCTGGTGGAGTACAAGCCGTTTGAGCCCGCCTTCTATCACACCGACATTGCAGACTGGGGCATGGCGTTGGAATTGGCGCGCAGTGCAGGGCCCCAGGCCAAGGTACTGGTGGATACAGGCCATCACTATCAGGGAACGAACATCGAGCAGATTG from Edaphobacter paludis includes:
- a CDS encoding LUD domain-containing protein — translated: MGTDMTTATTISTSARTEILRRISVANGGTSDAAAAGAAWEHLAREYRRKAVLQPESVLDLLEDRLRDYDAHVERVRRGDVADVVAKMLATRGKRRMVIPAGIAPEWLPAGFEFVADEGMTAIELDGFDGVMTGSTVAIAETGTVVLQNVPGQGRRAVTLVPDYHLCLVSAADVVETVPEAMEGLRGKAELATTFFSGPSATADIEMTRIKGVHGPRHLDVILIL
- a CDS encoding TIM barrel protein, which produces MTTSNGTGTAEREAAKIWAALDGFRIEVPSWGFANTGTRFGKFIQGGAATTTEEKFADAAQVNALTGASPTIALHVLWDLPGGKADVPAIKALEKKYGVKSGGINPNLFQNSEYKFGSIANPSAEIREIALQHVLDSVEIGKALGSKDVSLWIADGSNYPGTQSIRRRIEWMQEVLGKAHAALGPDQRMLVEYKPFEPAFYHTDIADWGMALELARSAGPQAKVLVDTGHHYQGTNIEQIVAWLLQLGQLGGFHFNDRKYADDDLTLGSIDPYQLFRIFHEIASATPEERKDIAFMIDQSHNLKGKMEAMVQSVVTAQELYAKASLIDQEKLAELQDACRLIEAEECFRTAFWQDVRPVVREWRAARALPVDPLKALADSGYVEKVTRERGSRNTSSVSSYA
- a CDS encoding LutB/LldF family L-lactate oxidation iron-sulfur protein, with protein sequence MSGVALDPKTAPVFPMAARTALADTQMRKNVRHATDVIQAKRARVVAEMPDWQQLREAGKQIRQHTMEHLDFYLEQFEENCTRAGGVVHWARDAEEARKIVTALVKASGSDEVIKIKSMTTEEIHLNDALEAAGIHAYETDLAELIIQLGEDQPSHIVVPALHKNRQQIREIFQRKMNLPELGETPQDLADAARMFLREKFLRIKTGVSGANFLIAETGGVCIVESEGNGRMCLTLPETLITIAGIDKVVPRFQDLEVLLQLLPRSATGERMNPYNSIWTGVKPGDGPQTFHVVLMDNARTDILADKEGRQTLNCIRCGACQNACPVYRQTGGQAYGSVYAGPIGAILTPQLQQMHHAQSLPFASSLCGACYEVCPVKINIPEVLIHLRAKVVNQNTAGITGLFDFEAAAMTAMAMIFKSERRFRAAQRLGRMAETPLVRKDGQGVGWISWLPGMLGGWTQVRDLQEMPKETFRDWWERRGKNGN